In Chryseobacterium gleum, a single genomic region encodes these proteins:
- a CDS encoding ferritin-like domain-containing protein codes for MRQRLINKAPQPQETLTAGRMAAARSAAIIEPVSLPSLLFDSTLSKEDWIEGLKHHSKTVTHLLLNDQIKDFNAYLESQFGSGISEIKKEITEIDYKPILQDLLQTAILIEHSTIPPYLTALYSIKDGTNALASQIIRSVAVEEMLHLIMVCNVLNAIDIQPSVNKKENYPTYPMKLPMNVDFYVGLETFSSNSIATFIAIESPSQPLVKAPKYDYETKTSELYSQRAALQENHLWTLENMKGFIMENVHTIGEYYDVLFFYIVIFQIIAYYKAHGTLPKNFEELNAGGIFTGKPEKQIRPEQYYGSGGKLHSVEALIGVIAVFQEIKGQGEGADDSIFDVDPSQFEEGVELAHYFRFKEVFHEHFYLGGNYEPFMDENGMMPVTTPPTGKDLPVDWNEAYPMKPNPKLEDYIQNKELHTQAIEFNKTYRRLLDAIQSAVEGNQRELEKSIMYMYALKEQAVNLMKQPLDAQTNAGPTFEYTDL; via the coding sequence ATGAGACAAAGACTTATCAATAAAGCACCACAACCACAGGAGACCTTAACAGCAGGAAGAATGGCGGCGGCAAGAAGCGCAGCCATTATAGAACCTGTTTCATTGCCTTCTTTATTATTTGATTCAACACTGAGTAAAGAAGACTGGATAGAAGGATTAAAGCATCATAGTAAAACAGTAACCCATCTTTTACTGAATGATCAGATTAAAGATTTTAATGCCTATCTGGAATCTCAGTTCGGTTCAGGAATTTCAGAAATAAAAAAAGAGATCACAGAAATCGATTACAAACCGATTTTGCAGGATCTTTTGCAGACAGCAATTCTTATTGAACATTCTACTATTCCTCCTTATCTTACCGCTTTGTATTCAATTAAAGACGGAACCAATGCTCTGGCTTCACAAATCATCAGAAGTGTTGCTGTAGAGGAAATGCTTCATTTGATTATGGTTTGTAATGTATTGAATGCCATCGATATTCAACCTTCCGTCAACAAAAAGGAGAACTACCCTACTTATCCCATGAAATTACCCATGAATGTTGATTTCTATGTAGGTCTGGAAACATTCTCAAGCAACAGCATTGCAACATTTATCGCAATAGAAAGCCCAAGCCAACCTCTTGTAAAAGCTCCGAAATATGATTATGAAACGAAAACTTCTGAATTATATTCCCAAAGAGCTGCCCTGCAGGAAAACCACCTCTGGACACTTGAAAACATGAAAGGTTTCATCATGGAAAATGTACACACCATTGGTGAGTATTATGATGTTTTATTCTTCTATATCGTTATTTTCCAGATTATTGCTTACTATAAAGCACATGGAACACTTCCGAAGAATTTCGAAGAATTAAATGCCGGAGGGATTTTCACAGGAAAGCCGGAAAAACAAATCCGTCCTGAGCAATATTATGGAAGTGGTGGAAAATTACATTCCGTGGAAGCTTTAATTGGAGTTATTGCTGTTTTCCAGGAAATTAAGGGTCAGGGTGAAGGAGCTGATGATTCTATTTTCGATGTGGATCCTTCACAGTTTGAAGAAGGGGTTGAACTGGCTCATTATTTCAGATTCAAAGAAGTTTTTCATGAGCATTTTTATCTGGGAGGAAACTATGAGCCCTTCATGGACGAAAATGGGATGATGCCTGTAACCACGCCGCCTACAGGAAAAGATCTTCCGGTAGACTGGAATGAGGCATATCCGATGAAACCCAATCCTAAGCTGGAAGATTATATTCAAAATAAAGAATTACATACTCAGGCTATTGAATTTAATAAAACATACAGACGTCTGCTGGATGCTATTCAAAGTGCTGTGGAAGGTAACCAGCGAGAGCTTGAAAAATCAATTATGTATATGTATGCTTTAAAAGAACAGGCTGTTAATCTGATGAAACAACCCCTGGATGCTCAGACTAATGCGGGACCAACATTCGAATACACCGATCTGTAA
- a CDS encoding peroxidase, FMP-type — protein MLKRKKESPEAGGEQLFRRMPGQNGVNLAELMDGYSKLPIDDPVRPFREDNLQSIENNVDYGILAALDGTWVSYNVNYNKDVTSPSLASGVHTTIMPSPGTNPGTIPGKFAFTSEEYIEKLTFSIVPGGVRNRGGASELFCGAVKYEQSIKSVTTVQGQEALKYTPIHEENGMYLWLSDVYNHAATKKSIERDRGIHAVSTEDAKYGYTGEYRDEPLLRITPDGEANPQYILQSQLQPGQPYYEIIPAQEIKPGAGLDGPYFIPDYSISRSGVIPHGSTITLLGDIVPQNTADQTFYLINGSPKFPYGKEAWDTNHLSISRTMGNAGVTPDNIIDLDQPAPAWVHETLNDDNDPGSNKIYTQRILADDLYPYSVRPDLRLRDTLRGQEVSNYVHVRMSSKMKTGAQGGILNVPFVNRFVPTVEVDMNMWIETVIENGKEILQLQYEQIVFFEFDFGNDGGTTSWPHIQVNTLRKIEDIPEDQRKVIEEQFFNTGVNAGAASGCPYHKG, from the coding sequence ATGCTTAAAAGAAAAAAAGAGAGTCCCGAAGCGGGAGGAGAACAGCTATTCCGCAGAATGCCAGGCCAAAATGGAGTTAATCTGGCCGAACTTATGGATGGCTATTCCAAGCTTCCTATTGATGATCCGGTAAGGCCATTCAGAGAAGACAATCTGCAGTCGATTGAAAACAATGTAGATTACGGTATCCTTGCCGCATTGGATGGCACATGGGTAAGCTACAATGTGAACTATAATAAAGATGTTACCAGTCCTTCACTGGCAAGCGGTGTCCATACTACAATTATGCCGTCTCCGGGAACCAACCCGGGAACAATTCCCGGAAAATTCGCTTTTACCAGTGAAGAGTATATTGAGAAGCTGACCTTTTCCATTGTTCCCGGCGGTGTACGTAACCGTGGTGGTGCCAGTGAGCTATTCTGCGGAGCAGTTAAATATGAGCAAAGTATTAAAAGTGTGACTACCGTACAGGGGCAGGAAGCATTAAAATACACTCCTATTCATGAAGAAAACGGAATGTATCTTTGGCTGAGCGATGTTTATAATCATGCGGCTACCAAAAAATCTATTGAAAGAGACCGTGGTATCCATGCCGTTTCAACAGAAGATGCCAAGTATGGATATACCGGCGAATACAGAGATGAGCCTTTGCTGAGGATAACACCGGACGGTGAAGCAAACCCACAATATATTCTTCAAAGCCAGCTACAACCGGGGCAGCCTTATTATGAAATCATTCCTGCGCAGGAAATAAAGCCGGGAGCAGGACTTGATGGTCCTTATTTTATCCCGGACTACTCTATTTCGCGAAGCGGTGTGATTCCCCATGGGAGCACCATTACTTTGCTCGGAGATATTGTCCCGCAAAATACTGCTGATCAAACCTTTTATTTAATCAATGGATCTCCTAAGTTCCCTTACGGTAAAGAGGCATGGGATACGAATCATCTTTCTATTTCACGTACAATGGGAAATGCAGGGGTAACACCTGACAATATTATTGATCTTGACCAGCCAGCACCGGCCTGGGTGCATGAAACACTTAATGATGATAATGATCCTGGTTCAAACAAAATTTACACCCAGAGAATACTGGCTGATGATTTATATCCCTATTCTGTACGGCCGGATTTAAGACTCAGAGATACATTAAGAGGTCAGGAGGTCAGCAATTATGTCCATGTTAGAATGTCTTCCAAGATGAAAACCGGGGCGCAGGGCGGAATTTTAAATGTACCGTTTGTCAACCGTTTTGTCCCGACCGTTGAAGTGGATATGAACATGTGGATTGAAACAGTGATTGAAAACGGAAAAGAGATTCTTCAGCTGCAATATGAGCAGATTGTATTTTTCGAATTTGATTTCGGAAATGACGGTGGTACCACGAGCTGGCCCCACATCCAGGTGAACACACTCCGTAAAATAGAAGATATTCCTGAGGATCAGAGAAAAGTAATTGAAGAGCAGTTCTTTAATACCGGAGTTAATGCCGGCGCAGCTTCTGGCTGTCCTTATCATAAAGGATAG
- a CDS encoding TetR/AcrR family transcriptional regulator has protein sequence MERKSASGSIRNKERSKKKFLDAVGKILKTKGHAGLKINDIAATAGVDKKMIYTYFGGMDGLMDEYVRTQDFWVKVTSEEVEKMKPNLEDGGREFIEHMLLSQFDYVYANKEAQKLLLWTISEPRKSLKKLIDTQEENGEYIFKLLMESRFKDKMDTYRSIMAIMVSGLYYLNMFSSLNGSIFCGIDTNTPEGREKIKKAISFMVEQAHDNL, from the coding sequence ATGGAAAGAAAGTCAGCATCAGGTAGTATCAGAAATAAAGAACGAAGTAAGAAAAAGTTTTTAGATGCCGTTGGAAAAATACTGAAAACTAAAGGACATGCAGGGTTGAAGATAAATGACATCGCTGCTACTGCCGGGGTAGATAAGAAAATGATCTATACCTATTTTGGAGGAATGGATGGCCTTATGGACGAATATGTCAGAACACAGGATTTTTGGGTAAAAGTAACCAGCGAGGAAGTGGAAAAGATGAAGCCGAATCTTGAAGATGGAGGCAGAGAATTTATCGAGCATATGCTGCTTTCCCAGTTTGATTATGTATATGCCAATAAAGAAGCTCAGAAACTCTTGTTGTGGACTATTTCTGAGCCCCGGAAATCATTAAAAAAACTGATTGACACTCAGGAGGAAAACGGAGAATATATCTTTAAATTATTGATGGAGTCCCGTTTCAAAGATAAAATGGATACCTATCGTTCTATTATGGCTATTATGGTTTCAGGATTGTATTACCTGAATATGTTTTCGTCTCTGAACGGAAGTATTTTCTGTGGTATAGATACCAATACTCCTGAAGGACGGGAAAAAATCAAAAAGGCAATATCTTTCATGGTAGAGCAGGCCCACGATAATCTTTAA